A single genomic interval of Microbulbifer variabilis harbors:
- a CDS encoding class I SAM-dependent methyltransferase: MRQGRKIVPLNLGSNLIGHPTFTFSLSNEAQVFVSEILDDTFSLRLSVDLGPDGSHIASLHGPPDLVELFASLKLQVRCDIVADGYNVLSHDALDAFVASPESKAKLLEALDLREGNKVLDLMSGSGAVSQLLLEYGDKKSMGLALSMCDTHHSQLKRINSKVRERVVDVTVGDARALPYEKESFDAVVLKMGLHEVPQLDQPLVMRNVFRVLKRGGRFIIWQLLPASGVIQDVFTDIVRKTSMLAGCESQAFNRYFPRQDQISWLFKSAGFRGCEEIFQAEFTYSTRASLGAELGGDSSKLEILNNFARDRVPQELRDSLCWRDTGEDISLKIPACIYRTYKPA; encoded by the coding sequence ATGAGGCAGGGCAGAAAAATAGTACCGTTGAATCTGGGCAGCAATTTGATTGGCCACCCCACATTTACCTTCAGTCTCAGTAATGAAGCACAGGTATTTGTGTCGGAAATCCTGGATGACACTTTCTCCTTGAGGCTTTCTGTCGATTTAGGGCCTGATGGTAGCCATATTGCCAGTTTGCATGGCCCTCCAGATTTAGTGGAGTTGTTCGCATCCCTGAAGCTGCAGGTCAGATGCGATATTGTGGCGGATGGGTACAATGTCCTTTCCCATGATGCTTTAGATGCCTTCGTGGCTTCACCCGAGTCGAAAGCAAAGCTACTCGAAGCGCTGGATCTCAGAGAGGGAAATAAAGTACTGGATTTAATGAGCGGCAGTGGCGCGGTCAGCCAGTTGCTGTTGGAGTATGGTGATAAAAAGTCAATGGGGCTCGCCCTCAGTATGTGCGATACCCACCACTCCCAGCTCAAGCGTATCAACTCAAAAGTGCGTGAAAGGGTTGTCGATGTTACTGTGGGTGATGCCAGGGCATTGCCTTATGAAAAGGAATCTTTTGATGCGGTGGTACTCAAAATGGGGCTGCACGAAGTGCCCCAGTTGGACCAACCGTTGGTAATGAGGAATGTCTTTCGGGTCCTGAAGCGAGGGGGGCGTTTTATTATTTGGCAATTGCTGCCGGCCTCCGGTGTGATACAGGATGTGTTTACAGATATCGTACGAAAAACCAGCATGTTGGCTGGTTGCGAATCTCAAGCATTCAACCGCTACTTCCCCAGGCAGGACCAGATATCCTGGCTGTTTAAAAGTGCTGGGTTCAGAGGGTGTGAGGAAATATTTCAGGCTGAATTCACTTACAGCACCCGAGCAAGCCTGGGTGCCGAGCTGGGTGGAGACTCCAGCAAACTAGAAATACTGAACAACTTTGCCCGCGACAGAGTGCCCCAAGAGTTAAGAGATTCGCTGTGTTGGCGGGATAC